The Thamnophis elegans isolate rThaEle1 chromosome Z, rThaEle1.pri, whole genome shotgun sequence DNA window ACATGAATTGTATGTGTATTTGCGTAAGAATTCTTAAAAGTTGTTCTTCTATCTTTGCTCACGGCAGTGAACAGGCCAGTCCTAGTGAGTGTTTGAGCTTATTCTCTGATCCTTTTCTATTCTCACAGGTAGTAAAAGTTTACAGTGAAGATCGCACTTGCTGTTCTTTGGAAGTCACAGCAGGGACCACAGCCCGTCATGTTTGTGAGATGCTGGTGCAGAAAACCCATTCTTTGCATGATGACTGCTGGTCTCTGGTAGAGGTCTATCATCACTTATCCCTGggtgaggaggaaaagaaagaaagtccagtccgcgagtatatgtgtgcatgtacaTGCATTCATATCCACAAACACACTTTCTGTCAGATATACCCAGAAacgttttaaatgaaaataataaaataaaaatgaaatttttgcAACGAGAAGCAAGTATGCCCAAGTGTTCGCCTTTTGGGGGCCCTAATTCTCACATAGGTTGGCCCCATGTAAAAAGATGCTTCACCATATAAAATAATTCCTAGGACATAAACAATTAGATTATAAAGGAGTAAAAACTATCTATTTTCTATGTAAAAGAAACCAAAACTCCTAAATGATTCCTCTACCTGAAATCTAAAATGTTCAGAGATTGAAGAGGTTACAAAGTGGGATCAGATAATTGAACATGATGGCTAACAGATTTTTCGAGTTGCTTATCTATATGCGTCTAGCATTTTAAAAGACCTCTGAATGTAGATATGATGTTAATGTAGTGTGTTTCTTTCTCCCACTGTTTTCTCCAGAGCGGATCTTAGAAGACCATGAGTCCGTGGTAGAGGTTCAGGCCACATGGCCTGTGGGTGGTGACAGTCGGTTTGTCTTCCGGAAGAATTATGCTAAATATGAGCTGTTCAAGAGCTCACCAGTAAGTTGGAACAACCTTAAAAGTAGCAACAAGCATCATTTTATTCCTGtagttatttcatttttcatttttaaacaattcCAAATTTCAGAAATGAAATAGTGTTTCCTGATGCTATTGTTTAGTAAAAATTCTGTATTTCACATCTCTAATGTTAATCCCCAAAATAATGATTCCCATGCTGTGGTCCATAGATCACCAGTAATCCACAACTGCTTGTCTTGTAACACTATTATATTGAGAAAATAGATCAGTACAGAAACTGAAAACTGTTTCACTAAAGCAAAGAAGAGATAATAATACAAGCAACATGTGTACTATATTCCAGCAAAtgtatttacctccctccccccaagtGAGCTTCCatgctattaaaataaaaataaatcacttctaaaaaaaatggcaaaaaaaattgaagggaCTAGTccaagtaaaagtaaaggttccccttgcacatatctgctagtcattcccaactttagggggtggtgctcatcttcgtttcaaagctgtagagctagcactgtccaaagtcgtctctgtggccatgtggcaggcatgattaaacgccaaaggtgcatggaatggattcgaaccaccaaactgccgacctttctgattgacaagctcagcatcttagccactgagctaccgcatccctTCTAGTCCAGGTAGACAACAGGAATCAATACTGACCTAAAAATATCCAATTCCCCCCAAAAGAGCAAATATAAAATAACATTCGTGGAAACTTGAAAGCCAAACTCTACAATTTTAGTAGGGGTTTCCATTCAAATATAAGCACAATAAACTGTTTTTAAGAAGTCTAAAAATAAATCCACATTATAGCACTCATACCACTTTTTCCCTTTGGCATTAAAACAGTATGTTTAAGATCATGGTagtctaatcttattgcattctttgacaaagtgacaaaattagtcaccagaggaatgctgtcgatataatttacttggacttcagtaaggcatttgataaagtaaaccataatctactactagatagaagcaatagcaatagcaatagcaatagaagcaatagcagtagacttatataccgcttcataggcctttcaggcctctctaagcagtttacagagagtcagcatattgcccccaacaatctgggtcctcattttacccacctcggaaggatggaaggctgagtcaaccctgagccggtgagatttgaaccgctgacctgctgatctagcagtagcctgcagtgctgcatttaaccactgcgccaccttgggccataaagtagaataatgtgggttagacaacatcaccaccagaatgattcgtaactggctgaccaaccacactcaatgtgtaatcctcaatggaactgcatctacatggagggaagtatgctgtggagtaccccaaggctctgttttaggcccaatactcttcaacatattcatcaattatttggatgagggaataaatggagaactcatcaaatttgcagataacaccaagctggcagaaatagccaacatctacagaagataagcttaagatacagaaggatcttgacaaacttgaacattgggtactatctaaccaaattaaattcaatggtgaaaaaagtaaggttctacatttagacaagaaaaacataATGCAagctacagtatatgtggtaccttcctcaatagtagtaactgtgagatgaatcttggagctccagtggacaaccatttaaatatgagccagcagtgtgcagcagttgccaaaaaagccaatacagttctaggctacataaacagagggatagaatcaagatcgggtgaagtgttgatacctttttacaatgccttgataaggccacacttggaatattgcattcagttttgattgtcatgatgtaaaaaagatgtggaaactctagaaagagtgcagagaagagcaacaaagatgattaacggactggaggctaaaacatatgaagaacagttgcaggaattgggtatgtccagtttaatgaaaagaaggactaggggagacatgatagcagtgttccaatatctcaggggttgccacaaagaagagggagtcaaactattctccaaagcatctgagggtaggacaagaaacaaagggtggaaagtaatcagggagagaagcaatttcctgacagttagaacaataaatcagcgggacagcttgcctccagaagttgtgaatgccccaacactggaagtctttaagaagatgctggatagccatttgtctgaagtggtgtagggtttcctgcctaggcaggaggttggactagaagacctccaagtcccttccaactctattattctcttctcttctattctattctaagaacaCCATGATACAGTATATGACAGTCCAAATGCATGACTTATTatgctttcctttcttccctatcATAGCAATCAATATTTCCCGAAGTTATGGTTTCCAGATGTCAGGATGCAGCTAATAAAGGCATGTCCCACCTAGAACTCATACAGgtaattatctttttcttttacctAAGAAACAAATAATCTTTTTGTGCTGGGGCTTACActtatgcatacatatatatataaacatatacatgtgtttgtgtgtgtatctccAGAAGcttctgtttgtgtgtgcatacacatatttatatttattaggcTTAAATATTGCCCCAGTCATAGATAACTCTGAATAGCTTATAGATCTGGTAAGATTATATAGATCAGTAATAAGATCAAGATAATATTTAAAAGGAATTCTATAGATAGAATCACAATAAAATTCCCAACAATGAGGATAAATTATTCAGACAAATATTCACTCTCAAGAGGGAATGAGATAAAGACTAGCTTCAAATCCCAAAGGTCTGCTAAAATATAGATCACAGGAGGTGTGATTGCGATTTTTGGTGATATCACTGTGGAGAGATGCCCACATTTTCAGTTGACTTTTTTtgctctgggggagggggggttggttATGTAAAACAGACATTTTGACATTTGACATTTTGGCAACATTTCCCTCTCTTCTAAAATCATGCTACCAAAAGATGTCTGTTTTGACAGTTTGTCAcacatttacaagaaaaaatgTTTGCAATCCGGGATATGCAAAAAGGGAACCTGGGTCATTCCTGCTTTACTCATTCAGAGTTTTTTCAGTTCCCCTTTCATTCAAAAGGAGAAAACAGAGATCTTGGATGCTTTGATATAGAAACTAGTTACTGACACTTTATATTGGGCAGCAAACAGCCAGAAattagcaatataaattaaattgcCTTAGTTATTTACCTATCATGAAAGGTAACAGAGGAATGTACTGTATCCTTACAATTTTGCACTATATGAATAAATTGTTCAAATCTTTTCTtgtaaaagttatttatttattggcaacCAATTCCAGCCAGAGAAGTGAATGTATTTCTACACACAACATgcaattaaattaaaagaatccATTGCCTTAATTTTGAATGGCTTTAAAAACAGTAGACAAATTCATAAAGGACAAGAATTTTCCAGAAATTACTCTGCAATACTTAATACTGTGTTAAATATATTATTGCTtcttatattttccatttttaaagtaTCACTTGAACTTAAACTATGTCAGTCTTTTATGGTTGGATGTTCAGGTACTTATTTAAAAATTAAGTATACCTATTGGCCTCTGGAGTGTGGTagtttgggagtttggagagAGTTTAAAAGATTAAAGGACGCTTCAGACATACATTTTGccctttaatttcctctaatGCATCCATTACCAAATCTTGGAAAAACCTAGGGCAACTATATGTGGTCCACAAAAATCCATATGACCACTAAATAGTAGCTAATGACTTGCTGCTATCAGGTTTTGGGCACAAAATGAGTAACAGAGATCACATGAGGATGCACGTTTTGTACACCTGGATTTTCAAAATGTGTACTTCTTTTTTGCTCTATCCCTTATGAAATAACATTCCGATCTTGGTATTCAATTGCTTCAAAACTCATTAAATTTGGTAGTCAGTACATTTTGAAGAGAAAATCTTGCCCTGGAACTATTTTTCTCCTGATATTTGATGCACAAGGTAGAACTTGCTGGCGTTGGCTACCTCATAACTTGCTACTCCTTCCTGTTGAAACAAAGGGTCATGTGTTAAGTCACATGGTTtgcttggtactcatcatttttagtACTTGATGCTCCACCCAGAATGAATTAGCAATGAGTACCAAGTTACCACTGTAGTTTTTTTGATAATGAAAGCGTCTTTTAAGAAGTTTTaaggataaaataaaacaaaccagaCTCCCTTGTGTCAAAGTACCAATGATATTGCCTAGTTTGGTTATGAAACATTTACAAGAAGAAAACTAAGCTCAGCAAACAACAGGTACAGTATTTTAGAAAGGTCTCTCATTCCCAGAGCTGCATGCTCAGAATCTAAATCATGCAACACAGAACTTCTGCTATAACTTTTCCTCCTCCCATAATTCCCCACAACTCAAAAGGAAGCAATTAGAGCCCTTATTAAGGAAAACTACCAGCAAATTTATAATACAGCCTGAATCTTTAATTCCCATTTTTTTCAGAATGTTCTAAATTCAGGAAGCTGCCCTGAAATCCAAGGATTCCTGCATCTGAAGGAAGTTGGGCGCAAAGCCTGGAAAAGATTTTACTTTTCTCTGCGCCGTTCTGGGCTCTATTACTCAACGAAAGGCATGTCAAAAGTAAGTTTGTGAGTGCAAGATGTAATGGAGGAACAcgcttggtttttgttttttttgttttgctatggACAACAGTTCTGAGAGTGTATTGCAAGTTTTCCTAGAAAGGAAAACAGCAATTGGGATTAGGCCTCAGCAACATTTAGAAGAATAGTGTTTGTGTAAAGCTTGATAGCAGAACCTAGTGATCTGATATGCCCAAGTGGAAACTGTCATACAAATCAGAgacaaataaaagtaaaatgtacGGTATACTTCTCAAATTTTATGGATTTCTGGAATTCACTGAAGGTAAAATATGTTTAAGCccaaataaaataagatacataATAACTTTCATCTTTGATAATGATATATTTGGTCTGTGGCTTCTCAGTAATCCTTATACCCCTGTTTGAAATATTCAATATTATTATTCCCACATTTCTAAAATCTACTGGTGAATTCAAGGAACTGGTGACATGAATGTTTCTTGACTGCTATGCTGTGTCTGTTCAGAAATTAAAAACATATGCGTTATGGACGtgtgaatattttctttttaggGAACTGGGATAGGAACTACACAAAACAATTAAATGATAGTCCTGgtctatattttttattttttttagtagttatgaaagctatttttttctggacaaagaaaataaatcttttaaTTTAGTAGGATTCTGACTTTTGCATCAGATGTTAAATTCATTTGTCCATATGGACAATTCTTGTCCATATCAAATCATACATAGGTAGAATATACAGAATATATCTAGAACCCCAGATTCAATTGGTATGAAGTAAAATCGTTTTCTGGCCTCCCTTATTCTAGGACCCCCGGCATTTACAGTATTGTGTTGACATAAATGAATCAGTCATCTATTATATAACCCAAGGCAAAAAACAATATAATACACCCACCGAGTATGGCTTTTGTATCAAGGTAAGACAAGTGAGAATTAATCTTGGGTTCATTACACCTTTAATCCCTTTAATCTCTctttaactttaattttaaatgatCAGGCTCATTTAAAATATCTATAGAATTAAATATTAAGATTCAAGTAAAAGGCACAATGAGTATTGTTCTCCAATCAGTAAATCAATATATGACTCTAACCTTTGATTCTTTTGAAAGTTGTGGtttataaaatttttattaatattttaagggTTCTTAATTAAACTCTCAATACTCAAGTAACTATATTGTATTAATATGCTATTATTAATAGCATATTAATAATTGAGCTAAGAAGGGcatgaaaatatataataataattttcttttaatgtttcatTCTGTTTTTAGTATCTAAAGGTTTGCTTTTAAACTCTTTTTACACAGTTTGTGTATCTATTTTATCTTTTCAATTGGCTTttaatttctttgtattttataattttatgtatgtatgttatgtttgTACAAAACATTTCTCAACTATTATAATAAACCTGAACTTGAAACTCTACAAATAAAATTTAGAATGCTAACCAATATTTAAAAACTGGTGATACTTTTCAAATTTAAATTGAAGGCACATTTCTCTTctgaatgtattttaaaaatttccATCCTAATAGTTGGCGGTCACTCAAAATGTTTCTCCCTAAGCCATTTACCTAAACATGGTTCCATattatagggggaaaaaatcctgggCCCAAATTCATCCACTTTGAAGTTTCAACTAGGAATAACTTAATTTTCTTGATAAGCCCAATATAAAAAGAACAGAACTATCTTTAAAGGCTGATGAAAATGAACAAACTCAAAAAGTAAATCAAGAGCAAAACACCCTATGGATATGTATTTTGGGCATCTAAGAGCCTGCTTTTGACACATTACTtaattttcttaaatgttttcTTCCATTTAGGACGATAATTGAAACTAGACCAAACTCatgtagaatttttttcagaTATGGAAGAGGAAGGTCTTGCCAAAGTTGTCATGTtgtgcttttcttttctcttaaagCCACATAAGGCACGTAGTGGACTCAAAGGACTGAAGCTCTTTTGCTGTGAAGATGAACAAAGTCGCACATGCTGGATGGCTGCCTTTCGTCTCTTTAAGGTGCTATTTGGTTTGACACTGGAGATAATAGGAAATTTATTTCAATGTAAATAGAAACTTCTAGGAAAACATCTTCCTCCaaatgggaaggaaagagaagttccctcttcctcctttattGCAATCCTGGTTCAGAAGTTGAATTTTTCCTTTATAAAAAGGTTGCATTTCAGTAATATTTAGCTTGACATAGGATTTTCAGCTCTGACCACACCAACCTTCAAATCTTGTCTGCTGTATTGCTATATTGCTGATCTCCAATTGCATTTGGTAGCTTAATAATTTGCATAGTCTCAGTACTATGATTTCTAGAGAAAAGATGGTTTATTATGGTAGTAATGTATAGTATTGTCAAGCTTGTCACTTTTAGCCATAGAAAGTTACATTGGCTGGAGTTGCTCGTTACATATTAACAACTATAAATCTTTCCTCAGTATGGTGTACAGCTCTATAGAAACTACCAGCAATGTCAGACACGCCAAAAGGAACCATCTTGGTTTGGCACTGTGCCCCTGGTAAGTAGTCTGATAACAAATcacttgtttttattatttgggtGAACATTTTGATAGCTTATGGGGGTGTAGGCATTTTAGAAATACCTTCATCATATAAGCTTATATTTCCTGAGTGGATGAAACCCTTTTTAGAGTTAATTTTAAATGGGAAAATTTTCTGCAGATGTATTAATTTCACATAACCACTTCCTGTTCAGCGACTTGAATTCTAGTGACCAAGTTGGTAAGCAAAATGGTCATTAACTAAAAATAATGACCAAGATAGAAGCACACTGCAAAGATTACTGATTGTTTCTCTCTCATTCAGATAAAGTTGTCTCTATGCCAGTATTATTCTTACTCCTGTGTATGATGTTGTCAGGACATGAAATTTGGTCATATAAGCACAAATGAGTTTGTGAAAATGAGTTTCTTACTACTGTCAAAATATATAGTGtaatacatttcatttcattgtcgCTAACCAAGATAGTCACTAATTAAGGAATGGTTGTACTTCACCAGATCTCAACTGTATTTCTTCTGCTCAGTTTCCTGTGCAATTCAGTAGTGATCAATATGTtagctttggttttttttttttttaaagcatgaacATATAAATACTGGTCTATAAATGGATAACATCCATTTCAAGAGTAACAAAATTGAGATAATTTTCAGACAAGTTGTcaaactacatttacacaatgGAACCTTTATAATTACTGCTTACATAAACCTGAGCTATCTAACCTTTGGTTGACTTTTTCTCCTGATTGCTTTTGGAATATGCACCCATGCATTGCTTCCAAACACCCTTAAATGTGCCAGAGATAGCTTTATCCCATATAACACTGCATATGGAGTATCATTAATTGAGGAACTCCACAGTCTATTGATTAAATAATTAGCAGT harbors:
- the GRB7 gene encoding growth factor receptor-bound protein 7 isoform X2 — protein: MLVQKTHSLHDDCWSLVEVYHHLSLERILEDHESVVEVQATWPVGGDSRFVFRKNYAKYELFKSSPQSIFPEVMVSRCQDAANKGMSHLELIQNVLNSGSCPEIQGFLHLKEVGRKAWKRFYFSLRRSGLYYSTKGMSKDPRHLQYCVDINESVIYYITQGKKQYNTPTEYGFCIKPHKARSGLKGLKLFCCEDEQSRTCWMAAFRLFKYGVQLYRNYQQCQTRQKEPSWFGTVPLRSVSDNTLVAMDFSGCTGRVIENPNEALTVALEEARAWRKKTSQRYSLPTAFQSCPFSAAIHKTQPWFHGHISREDTQRLIVQQGLVDGLFLVRESQRNPKGFVLSLSHTQKVKHYLILPCEEEGRLYYTMDDGQTRFADLIQLVEFHQINRGILPCKLKHYCTCVAL